The following coding sequences are from one Pongo abelii isolate AG06213 chromosome 3, NHGRI_mPonAbe1-v2.0_pri, whole genome shotgun sequence window:
- the LOC129058996 gene encoding putative uncharacterized protein FLJ44672, which translates to MPHSGHSGTAFAFWQHLQTQNFLKWASPGPAVAPGGLCRPRLLSSRPVQGQLLPPGGLCRPRSSSSRPPRAQLQPLGGLSGCKSSSSQPLQTQLLLPPSGLFQPSPAHASWRPSQAPLLTFGGLCRPEFDLQSASPGPASCLPKACTGPASASQQTIHTQLALASLRPPHSKSPDSQLLQQAQLLPDSGLFRPMGLIPHNGLSRPSFSLPVASAGPEPPQVGLSRPTCSLPASSLGPVLPPGRVSRPDSGLPTTSLDSAPAQLPAALVGPQLPEAKLPRPSSGLTVASPGSAPALRWRLQAPNGVRSVGSSWPSLGLPATSAGPSRPEVGLSRPSSSLPASKLFWLSSCSAPAGLCRPRTFSSQVLQAHLLPPGA; encoded by the coding sequence ATGCCTCACAGTGGCCATTCTGGCACAGCTTTTGCCTTTTGGCAGCATCTCCAGACCCAGAACTTCCTCAAgtgggcctctccaggcccagctgttGCTCCCggtggcctctgcaggcccagattGTTGTCAAGTCGGCCTGTCCAGGgtcagctcctgcctcccggcggcctctgcaggcccaggtcGTCCTCAAGTCGGCCTCCCCGGGCCCAGCTCCAGCCTCTCGGCGGCCTCTCCGGGTGCAAAAGTTCCTCGAGTCAGCCTCTCCAGacccagctcctcctgcctcccagtggcctctttcagcccagcccagctcatgcCTCCTGGCGGCCTTCCCAGGCCCCGCTTTTGACTTttggcggcctctgcaggcccgaATTTGacctccagtcggcctctccaggcccggcctcctgcctcccaaaggcctgcacaggcccagcctctgcctcacagCAGACTATCCACACCCAGCTAGCCCTCGCCTCACTGCGGCCTCCCCACTCCAAATCTCCTGACTCTCAGCTGCTTcagcaggcccagctcctgcctgacAGTGGCCTCTTCAGGCCCATGGGGCTCATTCCTCACAatggcctttccaggcccagttTTTCCCTTCCGGTGGCCTCTGCGGGCCCAGAACCTCCTCAAGTtggcctctccagacccacttGCAGCCTCCCAGCGTCCTCTCTGGGCCCAGTTCTTCCTCCCGGCCGCGTCTCCAGGCCCGACTCTGGCCTCCCAACAACCTCTTTGGACTCAGCTCCCGCCCAGCTCCCGGCGGCCCTGGTAGGCCCACAACTTCCTGAAGCCaagctccccaggcccagctcaggcctcacagtggcctctccaggctcagctcctgccctccgATGGCGTCTCCAGGCTCCAAACGGCGTCCGGTCGGTGGGCTCCTCCTGGCCCAGCTTGGGCCTCCCGGCAACCTCTGCAGGCCCAAGTCGTCCtgaagtcggcctctccaggcccagctccagcCTCCCAGCAAGCAAGCTCTTTTGGCTTAGCTCCTGCTCAGCTCCCGCTGGCCTTTGTAGGCCCCGAACTTTCTCCAGCCAAGTTCTTCaggcccacctcctgcctcccggTGCCTGA